TCCGCGGGGACCTTTCAAGTTACTGGGCCTTGCCCTCCGCTGTCACCTCAATCCTCGGTGACTCCATGCCATcggacgacttggcggtgctgtATGGAGCTTTGCTCACGACCCTGTTTCATGCCAACAGCAGTCGAATTCAGCAAACCCATGACAAAAGGCAATTCTAAACTCAGTTTTAAGATAAGGCAAAATAGCCATCTAAACCTGACATCTGAAGAACAAAATGGTGTTCAGCTAGTTTGCAACCTACAGATGACACATGGGCCTTTAGGTGACCACCCTTAATTTCGGTTTTTGCAGATATTTAAAAAGTCAGGAAAGTTGCATGATCCAACGCTGTTAGCTGCTATGTGTTCTATTATGTAAGCAGGCTCTCTACTCATTCCTGCTGTAAACAAATTTTTAGGATTTTTGAGGAATGTTTTAAATGAATTAGTCACATTTCGTTTACTTTATGCAGTCATCGAGCACAAAGTGCAATCATTTAAATACAATTATAACAGCAAATTATTTCAATTTTTTACCCTACCTAGAGGATAAAAATAGAACACGGAACAAAGCATGCTGTTGAATACTGTTGTACCACATATACCAGTTTATAACTAAAGTTTTCAACATGTAGAAGGAGCCTAAGAAGAGATTCAGAACATCATAGCGCTGTTGCTATCATCTACCATGCTAACCTGTCACGGCGTTTCTCAAGGAAACGCTGAAGAGAGTGCCTCCTGGCAATGGGGAGATCTGGCCAGCGGATTAAGGTAGTTTAAAGATATGTTAGAAAAATGTCAACACTGAAAAAGGTATTCCATTTCTGGTTTTTTACCCAAAAGATGCTGTGGTCTTACCagcctgaagtttgcatatcgagCTAGGTTCAGCAACAACCTGAGGTTGCCCAGTTGCTACAGAAGTGCTCTGCAGTGATGGAGACCGTGTAAGCACAGGAGAAACGACAGCTGCTGGGGCAACAGTGGCTGCAGGCACCATTGGAGGCTTAACAGTAGGGGCAGCACTGCTTTTGGtagctgccgctgccgctgcagCTGCAGCTATAAGCATGATTGCTTGAGCCTGTCAATTCCAGATTAGTGAGTTAGCATGCATATGTGTCTTTAAGAGACAGTACAGAAGGACAAGATATCTGTAAATGAAGAAGACAATATCACCTTTTCCGGTGGCACTGAGTCATACACACATACTGATCCGCCATAGAAAATTGTAAGCTGTGAAGGATTAGCGGACACGTTCGACATCGGCAACATTCCAGACCTTGTAGTAAAGAATGCAGAAAAATTAAGAACATGCAAAGGCAGATAAAATGGCATCTCTGAAGTAGGCAGATCCATGTCATCCTTACTAGTAGTTCAGATTAAATCATGAAATAATGCCATGTGATAGGTTCAGCACTAGCATGAGATAAAATGCATGTGCGGGGTACAGGAAAACAGTCATCCTACTTCCTAATGGACGGAAAATGGAGATAGATTTCTAATAGAAGGATACATCTACTTGGCGTCTTGGCCATTCACAAATGGATTGCCTTCTGGACAGTGGCTTTCAAACCATTTATAGGGACTTAGCAGTACAGATATCGCAAAGCATTTTGTCAGTCACAAAGTTCTTAAAGGTCTTGTGTTCAATGCAGCCTCTCTAAAAAACAAGGGTAAGGCTGCCTCGGTTATGAGTGGGAGCCGCTATCAACTGGGTCTGTCCAATCTGATTAGTGCAGATGTCCATATTGTTCAAAGCCTGGCTGATAACAACTAACCAGGAAATAAAATGGAACTGAAAATAGCAGAACCATACACTAAATGTTCTAGAACTGTCGAAGCAAAACAAATAAATGCTTCTGAAGAAGCATACTGAACAACTAATTATAGCACAACAGACAAATCTGCAAAACATGGTCCGGTTCAAGGAAAAAGTAGCTTAACATCAGAGGAAATTTTAAGGACCAGTTCAATGTCCCCAATGGGTTTGCAGGGTTTGGCAGACTCTGCGTCCTTGGTCCCCTATCACACAGTCTAGCACTATAGCATAAGGTCCTTGGCAGCAGAATGGAATTATTGCCTGTTAAACTCAACTTTCATCAGATCTACGCGTGTTTCACATTTCTCCAACTAAAGGTTTGCGTTGCAAACAGTAGCAGTTATCCGTCGTTAATCTGATTCTGAAATTCCGTTTACAACCTTTCGTAAATAAAGCTTTAAACAATTGTATACAACAAAAGATGGGAAAGGGTTGCTTGGATCTGCACGCCATCTGCTGAAGTTCTTTACAAAAGCCCAACAACCATGAAAAAAGGGCAACCATTTTGGCCGAAACAAATGAACAAATCGTCTCTCCCATTTAATTTAGATTTGATTAAGGACCCAAAGTAGACAAACTGAACTGAGTGCCCTAGTATAAAACAAAAGGAAGCAAACATTTGGCGCTAAGCCAGTCACCGAGTTCAGTTTCGCGTTCACCATAATGATATATCAGTATGACAATATCCATATAATAGGGTAGATAGAAACGCAAGACAGCTAATGACAGCAAGATGAGTGAGGACCGGAAACGAAGGTTTCAGGCAACTGATGAACCCCTTCCCAGCAGAAGGAATATGGATAAGAACATTTGACGCTAACATAAGACTACACCGAAATCAGGTTACAGCTTCGCGACAGCAGGAGAGAGTGGAAAGCAGGAGCGATAGACAGAACCGAAGGGGATTTCGCCTGCGAGCGAGGAGCCGAGGAGAGGGCGAACACGCCTTCCCGGATCCGCCACGCCGGCTCCGTATCCTCGCCCGGAGGAGCGGCCGCAAGCCCGCAATCAGATTTGACCCAGCGAAAGGTACGGCCACAGCCCAAGGCCCATCCCACGTGGCACTTCCACAGTTAACGCGAAAAGCTGGGGTGGCAAGTGCTAAAGCGCGTCAACCGCCGAGAACAGGAAAGAGGGGAAAGCGCGGGGGAGACGAACGAGAGAAGGAACTCAAATTTCCCCCACCAGGCCACCAATCGAGGGACTAGACAGCCGCGAACCACTCCAGGGAAGCAGAGCCCTCGCTGGACTCGGCGGTGCGGTGCGGGGAGTCTCGGAGAGGTGAGGCTAGGTACCTGCCACTGCCGTTGGCGAGTGAGAGGCTGAGGCCCTGGCCTTGCTGCGGCGGCTCCTGGGTCTTCCTCTcccccgcctccgcctccgcctccgcctcctcctccttacGCTCCTGTTCCTTGCGCGTCTCCTCCGTCTCCGTCTTAATATTCCGCTCCAACAGATCCATCTCACCAACTTGcaactcctctctctctctctctctctcttcgacGCCTGAGATGAAAGGGGGGCAAGCAGAGGGGGCAGAAACGAGAAAGAGAAAGAGGCCGGCCAGCCGCCAGCAACTATGTGATGAAACTGTGTAGTACCGCAAACGGCGCATGTAAGGCTATCCGCACTTATACTACCACTagatgagtgcccgtgcgttgcaacgggaatatataatatcaTGGTAATTTATGTACATCTAGACAGTGTTAGGTAATACATGAAAACAAACAATATATATACTATCTTTGATCTTAATATCTTATAGGTATGTGCTCGTGCATTGCAACGGAACATAAATTTACATAAATTGACGAGCATCTAATGGCTCAGAGCCCTAGTGACAGGCGACGCGAGCGCAATGGTAATGGGAACCCTCATGGGGAACAGTGCCTTGTTGCAGAGGAGCGCGAGTCCGAGCGAGCCACCACTTGACCCTTTGAGCTCCATCGTCCTGTTGTGAGGATGCATTTGCCACGAGCTCCCTATATAAAACAGGTTGTTCAAATCATAATAACTAAAATAATGGTATGCCAAAACTTTTACTGCTACGCTTAAAGACTCAGACAATACTGACAAAGCTAACATATATCCTTATCTAATTGACTCATTCTTGATGGCACAAAAAATATAGATCAAGCAAGCATATTAAGGTTATAGTATTGGCACAATTACGCTTTCAAGATAATAACAAACCACATGTGTAGCTCAAGGTGTCTTGGCGGTAGGCACGTACAGAAGCGTGGCCTCAGACCCTTAGTCCATTAGAAACATGGAATGGTAACGGTGCCATGGGAATGGTAATGTTAGCCCAATACGAGGTATCCTAAAGCTTCTCATTTTCAAATCTGACGCTATCCACCTTAATCCGTTGAAATTTAGTCACAGTCTTGAGCTGTAGTAGATAAACAAAACAGAAATTTATCACAATATTGATGTCGTTGGTCAAACAGACAAATAATGCCTACTTCAACTTGCTCAGAACAGGAAAGGCTGATGGACCTAATAAGATTGTCATTAGGGGCACCAAGCGTAAGATCGACAACGACATCACTGGTAAGATTACTCGCATAATCTCTATTATACAAAGTACTGACATGCAAGCCACAATGATACCAGAGGATCCAAAAGTCTCACGTATAGCAAATACAATATATTTGTAAACCTCATCTTGATGAATTCACGCTAGTGGACATCGTACCGACGATCAGTAACTGATCATTGTGGAGGCATTTCTAAAACATAATGCAAAAGCATGTTGCTAAGGAAGATAGTAACAATTTCCAGAGAACAGGTCAGCTACAGTACTCATTGGCCATTGCTAAATACAAAAAAAGAAGCTGATGTGCTAATTAATTTTTAGTAGTATTCAGATCGCCTGGACATTTCAAAACCAAATGGAAGTGCTTCTCCCTCAGACTACAAGGTAAAAAGTAACCTTACAATTGAAGAACCATGACAAAATGTATCCTTTAATTGAATAACTATAATACAAAGCAATACAACGAAAAGCTCTCCTGATATTTTATTGAGTCAGTTATTTTAATCTCAATATATTAATAGATACACTGGTTACTGACAACTACAAATAATATCTTAGAAGACGAATGAGACTTACACAAGCTATTGGACATCATCAACCATCTCCTATATTTTGACCATACAACTGGACAGAGGGAATGAACTCCATTCTGTAATGAAATATCAAGTTTAGTGATGTAAAAGGATAAACTATCAGGAAAACAATACTATGGTTTGTAATTTGTTTCGTAGCTTGAATAAAAAATCATGGCAGATCTAGGCATAAACAGTATTAGGGGTGCTTGGTTTAAGGATCAACTCATCCTAGATGAGGAGGTATATCGTGAGTTCATTTCATGAGCCCGGTGGAATCatcccatttgtctctgcaaatatTGGGTCAGTGGAAAAGGACCATATTCATGGGGATCTGACTTTACCATCCGTCAGTGTTTTACTTTCTATAAGCTACAATGGTGCTAATCAAGGAAGTAAATATGAAACCAACCTTCAACCAGGGACTGCTACGGAGGATATGATGGCTTTCGAAGAGCAGAATGCAGACAAGTCTCACTTAGAAGCCTACCAGTTCAAGCGCATCACATACACGGCGACCCATGTACAGCAAGGGACCAGGAAGCGCAAGGGAGATGGATGGGAAAGAAATTCGGAGCCAGGAACGAACCAGTGGGCACAGGTGGACATGGCGGCCATAGCTGCGGCGGGATCGGAAGTCGGCGGCTGCCGCTGCCATGGCAGTTCCAAACTGCCTCGTCTCGCCGCTTGGCCTGTGGCTCCTGATGAACTATTATATATATATGTACATGAAGTTCCCAagagaaaaaaaagaataaaaatgAACAGAGCTAGAACGGATCTGATTTTTTGTTGCTTCCTACACCAGCACAACTTTCCTTACTTTTCCCCCAGGTCGATGTTCCTAGGAATGCGAATGTCGGTGTCCAAGTGTTGGATCCCTGAATTGATGAATGGATGAAATAGTTCATATATAttagagacagggtactaaaattgGACACACTTTTACAGCGACGAAACAAAAAAGCATACAAATGGAGAACATAAATAAAACAAAAtcatttctcatgatatcttcgATTCTGTATACGCATGCCATTTTTAACCATATGATCTATGAATAACAGAAAGCAAGAAACAACACAGTTACCAAACAGACCTGCGGATACTCGAGGGGCACTCCCCTCTCCCGCAATCGAGACGGTCGTCGCCGGATGCTTGTTCCTTCCTTGTAAAATGGCGAAGAAACAATGCAGTTAGGATTCATAGTCTTCCACACTCCGGTAAGGGAGTGATATACCACTGGAAAAAAAAACTACTAACCAAGACTGTAAACTATTTTTTCCTTTCATCACAAATTAAATTGTAACACCATTATAATGACCATTTTTCTTATATAATTCCCAAACGTATTTTTATGTCCGTGCGTCCGTTTAATAGCCTTGCTGTAAGGAAGAGCAGACTATATGCCTGTACATATGCCAGAACTGAGCAAACTGAATAACACTCCTTTCTCTCAAACTGAATATATGCCTGTAACAGCACGAGTGGAATTTATCTCAAAACTgttaccagaactgagcaaggaaGAGCAGACTTCCTCTCCTACAAGTATGTCAATAACGGAAGAAATAGCACTCCTTTATCTCAAATTGTTACAAAAGCACCCTTTCTCTCAGAATGTTACCAGAACTCAACAAGGAAGAACTGCATCACGGGGGCTGGACGCGCGGTAGCAGGAGGAGTTTGGTaacggcgggggcagtctacactcccctcttaatagttgtagagattTCGGACTCAGAAGCTGTGCAAGATGTCGTATAATGACATCCCCACTCAATATGGTACAGTCCTGGTCATTTAAAGATAAGATCAATTTTATttttaataaaataaattgacTTCATAGTCCATAAAACCTAAACAACAACGCAGCAAGCTTTGATTTGAAAATTCACCAATAATTCATCAAGAACTGCATCACCGTGCAAAACCTGCAAGAAACAAGGGTCTTATGCTATAAGCAAAAGTTTATATTAATTTCTGATCATGCTTAGGTTCCAGCTGCAAATCAGAGAGCGCATGGAACTTATCTAATGCTTGCTTATAATAATTAATACTAAATAATTCATATGGGACTTGTTTTAGCGTTCAATGTGCAATATAGAAAAGCACTATCACGAGTACCAAAATAGTGCATGCATAAAAAATAACAATATGATACATGTTCCAGTAGCACCATATGCTGTCAAATATGGGGTGAGTAACTATATCACTCATGCCAACAACTTCAGATGTGCGTACCCAGTGCCAAAAGCTCCCACAGAAGAAAGGGTATGGGGAAGAGAACTTTTCTACATCcttacccttgcttaatttttcaAGGATCTCCAAACAGCAAGTGGAGAGACTACCACTGCACCAGGCCCTATTTTTGATAAATATGAAATTTTGAAGGAATAGCGGTTCAAAACCTTTGCTACAACAACTTACTGGGACAAAACCTGCATGGAGTGACTGAATTATTTGAGAAGCATTTGCTGATGCAAGCTGCAAATGCATATTAACAGGATTAGGTATGGATGTACAACAACTGTAATTCTAAGAAGATACAGAATGATATGCAACAAAGCAATAGTTATCAAGTTTGCTCACTTTTCTTTGTTGGGTAGACCACCAACAAGCAAATGGTGACATCCCAACAGATGGTATTCCTTCTGCAAAAGAATATGCAGtacatcacaagcataataacagagATGGTAGATGAGCAAAGTGTTTCCTATATCCCCTCATGCAGATATAATTGTAGAAATGCCAATGACAGAGCATCTTGTCTTTCTCCCGAGCACGGCAAAGAGTCTTCTAAGGTGTTGCTGTAGAAAAAAGGGTGCTAGGCCTTTCCAGAAAATAGAGTTTGATCTATAGACAGAATCAATACAAGACCACACTGGAGTACTCGCTATGTAGAGGTCCGTTGCCAGCCTCCTACCCACCGATAGCTAGGATATGATGATGGTATTGCAGAATTCTACACCACACTTTTCATTCTAGTAGTTCAGTAGCTTGAGATCAGAATTCTAGAACTAACATGTTCCTCAGTTCAGCCTACCTGCAGCTGTTGTGCTCTTATTCATTCATCCACCAGAGCCCAGGAACTAACCAATGGCTCTATGCCTCTATAACTGGCATCACACGTGGAGCCTCCTTCACATACTCCATGGTTGAAAGGAATGTTTGTGGTGGCTGAAAATAAGATAAATCAAACCTGAGTGTCCAGAGAATTTAGGATAAGTCTTATGTAGTGCTAATTTGCACCATTTGATCTTACAGGGGACACAAAACCAGAAGTGGAGCTTGGTTGTCGATGGCCCACAAATTGACCCTGCAAACACAAGGCGGTAGTACTGCACGGCCTAGGCGATGAGCCCCATCGCGGCGGACACCACCAGCACGACACACGTGGAGCAGCGCCAGGCTCGACGACCACCGCAACGCCTTGCCCAGTTCCGACGCCGGGAGAGACAAGAGGAGACGCTGCGGACGTGACATGAGAAGCGGGAAAGATTGGTGGCGAGCGCAGGACTGCACGAGGCATCTCTAGCGGCTACCGCCATGACAAGAGATGGATTGGATGCCCCTGCCAATTCGGTTGCGGTGGTCACTGGTTCCTCCACCGCGGCAGCTGGTTCCTTCGAGGCAGCTGCCTTGCCTGAGAGGGTTCTTCGACCAGAGGGCCGCCCAAAGATGGCTGACATCGGCGTCGCCCTCGAGGTAAGGGTGGAACCTCCCGCCACTGCCACCGCCCCCTCCACCACCTCAATCTGCCGCGCCGCGGGAGGAGTAGCGATTGGGCGGGCTACCCCCTaatccatcgctgctgctgccagACCAGCGAGAGGGACCCCGTTGGAACCGGGCTCCAGAACGGTCTCCGCCGCTCGAGGGGCCGCCGGAGCGATCGCCGCCGCGGTGCATGTCGCAGAGCTAGGGTTTTGCGGGAAACGAGTGGAAAGCATGAGAGCAATGAGAGGAGAGGCGATAGTGGGACGGGCTGGCGATGGACGACTTGGAGGGGGGCGAGCGTGGTTCGTTTTACGGACGGGCGGGGTTGGCGGGCGGAGCCGGCGGCGGGGTTGGCGGGCGGTTGTTGGCGGCGGGGTTGGCGGGCGGTTGTTGGCGGCGTGGATTCCGGGCGGGCGGAGGTGgggggcgggggcagtctacatttcgctcttaatagttgtagagatatTTCTCTACCCTAAAAGGAATATTCCATCCTGGTCAGCGAAGTTTTTTACTTTATCCAACAATTCTCCATGGTCACAATTACTCTATATATCAACCCTATACCAACTACcacatattttattatttatttccaTCACTTTTCTATCCACACCCAAGTACCCAACTGCCTTCCGCGGTCCCACCTTGGCCATACTGCTACGGACAGGCCACCCATGCGAGGAGAGAGATTTTCGAGTTGGATGGAAGTGTACGCTGTATTTAGGGTTCTCGAAGTTACATGCAAATTTAGAGTTAGCTTTCCAGTATACCACTACAGCATATTTTTACCATATACGATTACTTTATAGCTTTAGAGTTGCCTTCCGAAATGCGACTGCGGACAGCCTAAAGCTGTCAGCAGGACCGCGACGGACAGTCTTTGCATTCTTTATAAAATGAAGTTTAAAATAAAAATAGATATAGTTACTAAAGATAGGCAACGGTAAAACTAAAGTTTTGAGGATGAGCATGTAAGGTACTTCATTTATCCCGTAACAAATAAATTTATAGGTCCCTATTAAAACATGGATGTTGGTGTTTTGAACCTCGCTCTAACAATTAAATGTATTGTGCGTGTTTCGACCTTCCAGCTCCACCAATTAAATGTATTGTGCGTGTTCCGACTTTTCGGACTCCAGATGGTATGTGTGGTGGCCACAAGATTTATACTGTTTCGGCAGAACGTCTATACATCCAGTCATCAATGGATTGCGCTACCGACACCATTCATGATCAAAGCTCGTAGTAAGGGTTACAAGCGGACAATATAGGGAGGagtagggctgggcaaaaaaaCATGTAACCCGAAACCGGAATACCCGGACCTAAACtcgaaatacccgaaacccgaattttgttcgggaatttcgggtagcaacttgcaaaacccgaatttatttcggataattcgggtatcacaatcgggtacctGAAATACCcaaactttcatgtgtcatgtactcatgtcatgcttaattattaatttgtacatctataCTTATGTGTAAGTGTacataacttgtgattgtagattgcttgtgttttatatgtccatgtatatcattattcaaatatatttttatactaatttaatagggtgtatttgtgagagcacctagagggggccaggggtgaataggtgatcctgtaaaatcaaagacTAGATGGCCACAGACTtgattattaaagtgttagttaaatcaagtggctatggaacacgctcgtgcgaacaaaacaatcacaagaagcagcacacgagacacgcgatttttatcccgtggttcggccaagtaacacttgcctacttccacgttgcggcgtcctaatggacgagggtcgcactcaacccctttcaagcgatccaatgatcaacttgaataccacgactttcttccttatagtctttctctcgtttgcgaggaatctccacaagttggagcctctcgcccttatagtgatgatcacaaaagaaacacataagtaagggagggaaaagcaacacacataagattcaatccgcagcacacacacgcacacaagccaagacttgagctcgaaacgtagcacagtgagttcacaactcaaacggagctcaaatcactaacacaatcgatcaaatgcgcggaggcggagactgggagtcttagaatgcttagagattgcttggtgcgctcctccatgcgcctaggggtctcttttatagccctaaggtagttaggagccgttggagaccaacttgaaaggcaattcctgccttctgtcgagtggtgcaccggacagccactgttcatgtccggtgcgcgatctccttccatatcgggcgcatccgaccgttactCCTCGGagttggttggcgcaccggacagtccggtactccggtgtgcccaaccgaccgttgctgtgggccacgcgtcgcccacggattgcgcagccgaccattggtcGTGAGcgcctttggctcaccggacagtctggtgcaccaccggacagtccggtgaattttagccgtacgcctctatcgttttcccgagagcagtcggttcaccgtcggccagcctggcgcaccggacactgtccggtgcaccaccggacagtccggtgtgccaggcctgtGCTGATGTTGGCTGCTCACAGCCAGCCTCTTTCTAATTTGAATCTTTCTTGTCTTGGcgttgtttctagcacttagatgaatatgttagtattcaaaaaccaatttactaagtctagaaacataccttgttatatgatttgcacttctcacccaCTTAGCACATATAAactaaaacaatatgtgttgggcatctaatcaccaaaacatttatagaaatggcccaagggcacatttccctttcaatctcccctttttggtgatttatgctaacacattaaaaagcaactaaaagtgcAATGTCATTCTCAAAAGTGCAGATTTGGAGACCAAATTTTCTCACTTGAGATTTGGCATATtttgatcacttttgccaccacttggtttattaaatcaaattctttttcctatctctaagtcaaaaacacttgtttgggcaaatagagagatgtttcaagagtaattttgataaagtgccaaaaaactccccctttttcccataatcaaaattctccccataagagaccaaattttgcaataagaggattTTGGACGAAATACAAATTctaaatctactattttcaaagttcacaagtggttggctgatccatttgctttggccttaatttctccccctttggcattaagcaccaaaacgagataacttttggcccctttaaccccattgcctcaccaaaatgtcaattaCGAGCAAAAATGCAATGAGAacacaagtatgaacttggaattgaatacaataataccggagtgcagtggaagtcttttagcAATCCAAGTTCACTTTCCCTTGCAATGTActcttgagactacatcaagtgtacttaaccaaacaagttagtctcaaaagggtcaagttgtagcatatctccccctaaatatgtgcaccatttgcatatagacttgtgaggtccggggaggacttgtacaacttgagcaccataaatatacaacgaataatgtaaatgctcaaagtaacatgatcaaaggcatagactacatgtatgctatagatcaatccaagttacacgaatctaatGCATttaggcccattgaggaaagcgctctttacgtccatttgaaatagcctaaaagaatgatgagcgacataggctaatgaaattcgaattgactctagcctaaccacaggagcaaaagtctcctcgaaatccaaacctgcgacttgggcataacctgttgccacaagtcgagccttgtttcttgtcaccactccgtgctcgtcttgcttgttgcggaacacccacttggttcccacaacattttgctttggacgtggcaccaggctccagacttcatttctcttgaagttgttgagctcttcctgcatggccaacacccagtccggatcctgcaaggcctcttctatcctgaaaggctcaatagaagagacaaacgagtaatgctcacaaaaattagctaaacgtgagcgagtagttactcccttgctgatatcacccagaatttgatcgacgtggtgatgtctttggatcgacgcttggacttgagttggaggggcccgtggtgcttcttcctccatcattagatcttcctgtgctccccttgatcctgcccttctttttgaggtacctgtacatcgtcttgagttgggggatgcaccattgttgaggaagatggttgatcttcttCATTTGGTTcccgtggtcgcacatcgcctatcgccatcgtgcgcattgcggccgtcagaacttcatcttcatctatatcatcaagatcaacttgctctcttggagagccattagtatcatcaaatacaacatcgctagagacttcaactaatcctgatgatttgttgaagaccctatacgcctttgtatttgagtcatgccctagtaaaaacccttctactgccttgggagcaaatttagagtgtctacctttcttcactagaatgtagaatttgctcccaaatacaagaaagtaagagacattgggtttgttatcggtaaggagttcgtaggaggtcttcttgaggaggcgatgcagatagagccggtttatggcgtggcaggctacaTTCACAGCTTCCGATCAAAACCGCTCAGgcatcttgtactctccaagcattgttctcgccatgtcaatcagcgtcctgttctttctctctaccacatcattttgctgtggtgtttagggagcggagaactcatgcttgatgccttcctccttaaGAAACTCTtcgacttgtagattcttgaactcggacccgttgtcgctcctta
This portion of the Zea mays cultivar B73 chromosome 2, Zm-B73-REFERENCE-NAM-5.0, whole genome shotgun sequence genome encodes:
- the LOC100384736 gene encoding Protein TIFY 3, which gives rise to MDLLERNIKTETEETRKEQERKEEEAEAEAEAGERKTQEPPQQGQGLSLSLANGSGRSGMLPMSNVSANPSQLTIFYGGSVCVYDSVPPEKAQAIMLIAAAAAAAAATKSSAAPTVKPPMVPAATVAPAAVVSPVLTRSPSLQSTSVATGQPQVVAEPSSICKLQADLPIARRHSLQRFLEKRRDRVVSKAPYSTAKSSDGMESPRIEVTAEGKAQ
- the LOC100384736 gene encoding protein TIFY 3 isoform X1; its protein translation is MDLLERNIKTETEETRKEQERKEEEAEAEAEAGERKTQEPPQQGQGLSLSLANGSGRSGMLPMSNVSANPSQLTIFYGGSVCVYDSVPPEKAQAIMLIAAAAAAAAATKSSAAPTVKPPMSTSVATGQPQVVAEPSSICKLQADLPIARRHSLQRFLEKRRDRVVSKAPYSTAKSSDGMESPRIEVTAEGKAQ